The Pseudomonas sp. G2-4 genome window below encodes:
- a CDS encoding ribonucleoside-diphosphate reductase subunit alpha — MHTDTTRENPQGTAPLAADSNPDLSATAPGQLRVIKRNGTVVPYTDDKITVAITKAFLAVEGGTAAASSRIHDTVARLTEQVTATFKRRMPSGGTIHIEEIQDQVELALMRAGEQKVARDYVIYRDSRAKERAIRTPADAPVQAHPSIRIARADGSLAPLDMGRLNTIVTEACEGLEEVDGDLIQRETLKNLYDGVALKDVNTALVMTARTLVEREPNYSFVTARLLMDTLRAEGLSFLEVAESATHHEMVDLYAKALPAYIAKGIEYELLNPVLASFDLEKLGKAINHERDQQFTYLGLQTLYDRYFIHKDGIRFELPQIFFMRVAMGLAIEEKQREDRAIEFYNLLSSFDYMASTPTLFNAGTLRPQLSSCYLTTVPDDLSGIYGAIHDNAMLSKFAGGLGNDWTPVRALGSYIKGTNGKSQGVVPFLKVVNDTAVAVNQGGKRKGAVCAYLETWHMDIEEFIELRKNTGDDRRRTHDMNTANWIPDLFMKRVFDDGKWTLFSPSEVPDLHDLTGKAFEERYEYYEALTEYNKIKLFKVVQAKDLWRKMLSMLFETGHPWLTFKDPCNLRSPQQHVGVVHSSNLCTEITLNTNKDEIAVCNLGSINLPNHIKDGKLDTAKLQRTVNTAVRMLDNVIDINYYSVPQAKNSNFKHRPVGLGIMGFQDALYLQHIPYGSDAAVEFADKSMEAVSYYAIQASCDLADERGAYETFQGSLWSKGVLPLDSQQILIAQRGQKYIDVDLNESLDWAPVRARVQKGIRNSNIMAIAPTATIANITGVSQSIEPTYQNLYVKSNLSGEFTVINPYLVRDLKARGLWDSVMINDLKYYDGSVQQIERIPQELKELYATAFEVDTKWIVDAASRRQKWIDQAQSLNLYIAGASGKKLDVTYRMAWYRGLKTTYYLRALAATSTEKSTINTGKLNAVSSGGNHGDDSVLAAPAGPAPVPKACAIDEPDCEACQ, encoded by the coding sequence ATGCACACCGACACAACTCGCGAGAACCCGCAGGGCACCGCGCCGCTGGCCGCCGATTCGAACCCGGATCTGTCCGCCACCGCGCCGGGCCAACTGCGTGTGATCAAGCGTAACGGCACTGTCGTTCCTTACACCGATGACAAGATCACCGTCGCCATCACCAAAGCGTTTCTCGCAGTTGAAGGCGGCACCGCTGCCGCTTCGTCGCGAATCCACGACACCGTCGCCCGCCTGACCGAACAGGTCACCGCGACCTTCAAGCGTCGCATGCCATCGGGCGGCACCATCCACATCGAAGAAATCCAGGACCAGGTCGAACTGGCCCTGATGCGTGCCGGCGAGCAGAAAGTGGCCCGCGACTACGTGATCTACCGTGACTCCCGGGCCAAGGAACGCGCCATCCGCACCCCGGCCGACGCACCGGTCCAGGCTCACCCGTCGATCCGCATTGCCCGCGCCGACGGCAGCCTCGCGCCGCTGGACATGGGCCGCCTGAACACCATCGTCACCGAGGCCTGCGAAGGCCTGGAAGAAGTCGACGGCGACTTGATCCAGCGCGAAACCCTGAAGAACCTCTATGACGGCGTCGCCCTCAAGGACGTCAACACCGCGCTGGTGATGACCGCGCGGACCCTGGTGGAACGCGAGCCAAACTACTCCTTCGTGACCGCCCGCCTGCTGATGGACACCCTGCGTGCCGAAGGCCTGAGCTTCCTGGAAGTCGCCGAAAGCGCGACCCACCACGAAATGGTCGACCTGTACGCCAAGGCGTTGCCGGCCTACATCGCCAAGGGTATCGAATACGAATTGCTGAACCCGGTCCTGGCCTCCTTCGACCTGGAAAAACTCGGCAAGGCGATCAACCACGAGCGCGACCAGCAGTTCACCTACCTGGGCCTGCAAACCCTGTACGACCGTTACTTCATCCACAAGGACGGTATCCGCTTCGAACTGCCGCAGATCTTCTTCATGCGCGTGGCCATGGGCCTGGCGATCGAAGAGAAGCAACGCGAAGACCGCGCCATCGAGTTCTACAACCTGTTGTCGTCCTTCGACTACATGGCCTCGACCCCGACTCTGTTCAACGCCGGCACCCTGCGTCCACAGCTGTCGAGCTGCTACCTGACCACCGTGCCGGACGACCTGTCGGGCATCTACGGCGCGATCCACGACAACGCCATGCTGTCGAAATTCGCCGGCGGCCTGGGTAACGACTGGACACCGGTTCGCGCGCTGGGCTCGTACATCAAGGGCACCAACGGCAAATCCCAGGGCGTCGTGCCATTCCTCAAAGTGGTCAACGACACCGCGGTCGCGGTCAACCAGGGCGGCAAGCGCAAAGGCGCGGTCTGTGCGTACCTGGAAACCTGGCACATGGACATCGAAGAGTTCATCGAGCTGCGCAAGAACACCGGTGATGACCGTCGTCGCACCCACGACATGAACACCGCCAACTGGATCCCTGACCTGTTCATGAAGCGTGTCTTCGACGACGGCAAGTGGACCCTGTTCTCGCCGTCCGAAGTGCCAGACCTGCACGACCTGACCGGCAAGGCTTTCGAAGAGCGCTACGAGTACTACGAAGCCCTGACCGAGTACAACAAGATCAAGCTGTTCAAAGTCGTCCAGGCCAAAGACCTGTGGCGCAAGATGCTGTCGATGCTGTTCGAGACCGGCCACCCATGGCTGACCTTCAAGGACCCATGCAACCTGCGCAGCCCGCAGCAGCACGTGGGCGTAGTCCACAGCTCGAACCTGTGCACCGAGATCACCTTGAACACCAACAAGGACGAGATCGCCGTTTGCAACCTGGGCTCGATCAACCTGCCGAACCACATCAAGGACGGCAAGCTCGACACCGCCAAGCTGCAACGCACCGTGAACACCGCCGTGCGCATGCTCGACAACGTGATCGACATCAACTACTACTCGGTACCACAGGCGAAGAACTCCAACTTCAAGCACCGTCCGGTCGGCCTGGGCATCATGGGCTTCCAGGACGCGCTGTACCTGCAGCACATCCCGTACGGTTCCGATGCTGCGGTCGAGTTCGCCGACAAGTCCATGGAAGCGGTCAGCTACTACGCGATCCAGGCGTCCTGCGACCTGGCCGACGAGCGCGGCGCCTACGAGACGTTCCAGGGTTCGCTGTGGTCCAAAGGCGTCCTGCCGCTGGATTCGCAACAGATCCTGATCGCCCAGCGCGGCCAGAAGTACATTGACGTTGACCTGAACGAATCCCTGGACTGGGCACCGGTTCGCGCCCGTGTGCAGAAAGGCATCCGTAACTCCAACATCATGGCCATCGCACCGACCGCCACCATCGCCAACATCACGGGCGTGTCGCAGTCGATCGAACCGACCTACCAGAACCTGTATGTGAAATCGAACCTGTCGGGCGAATTCACCGTGATCAACCCGTACCTGGTTCGCGACCTCAAGGCTCGCGGCCTGTGGGACTCGGTCATGATCAACGACCTGAAGTACTACGACGGTTCGGTGCAGCAGATCGAGCGCATCCCGCAAGAACTCAAGGAGCTCTACGCCACCGCGTTCGAAGTGGACACCAAGTGGATCGTCGACGCCGCCAGCCGTCGCCAGAAGTGGATCGACCAGGCTCAGTCGCTGAACCTGTACATCGCCGGCGCCTCGGGCAAGAAGCTGGACGTGACCTACCGCATGGCCTGGTACCGTGGCCTGAAAACCACCTACTACCTCCGTGCCCTGGCCGCCACCAGCACCGAGAAGTCGACCATCAACACCGGCAAGCTGAACGCTGTTTCCAGCGGCGGCAACCACGGTGACGATTCGGTCCTGGCGGCTCCAGCGGGTCCGGCGCCAGTGCCAAAAGCCTGCGCGATTGACGAGCCGGATTGCGAAGCTTGCCAATAA
- the flgE gene encoding flagellar hook protein FlgE: MSFNIGLSGLYAANKQLDVTGNNIANVATTGFKSSRAEFEDVYSATKLGSGSKTVGNGVRLANVSQQFSQGDVNNTGNVLDMGIQGSGFFVLSNDGSLSYTRAGTFKTDKEGYVTNSDGTARLQGYGVDANGKIQNGILTDLRIDTSNLPPSATSLISSTINLNSTATAITAAFNPTDTATFTKQFTTPVYDTQGNQHSMDQYMVKTAGNTWNVYTLIDGRNLDGSLPTTTGATAPIPSTMNFDSSGKLASVTTPPASTSSDLVLTGWVPGTVTNGVWAANGAASAPTITISMGNTTQFNADTARSIPAQNGYATGQITNLTIDGSGVLLANFSNNQTKPIGQLALASFTNEQGLQPIGGTSWKETFASGIPGYDAPETGTLGSIVSNSLEESNVNLTNELVELIKAQSNYQANAKTISTQSTIMQTIIQMA; this comes from the coding sequence ATGTCTTTCAATATCGGCCTTAGCGGTCTCTATGCAGCCAACAAACAGCTGGACGTGACCGGCAACAACATCGCCAACGTGGCGACCACCGGTTTCAAATCGTCCCGCGCGGAATTCGAAGACGTCTACTCGGCCACCAAGCTGGGTTCGGGCAGCAAGACCGTTGGTAACGGCGTACGCCTGGCCAACGTTTCCCAGCAGTTCAGCCAGGGTGACGTCAACAACACCGGCAACGTGCTGGACATGGGTATCCAGGGCTCCGGCTTCTTTGTCCTGAGCAACGACGGTTCCTTGAGCTACACCCGTGCCGGTACCTTCAAGACTGACAAGGAAGGTTACGTCACCAACAGTGATGGTACTGCGCGTCTGCAGGGCTATGGCGTGGATGCCAACGGCAAGATCCAGAACGGGATCCTGACCGACCTGCGCATCGACACCTCCAACCTGCCGCCGAGTGCGACCAGCCTGATTTCGTCGACGATCAACCTGAACTCGACGGCGACGGCGATCACAGCAGCGTTCAACCCGACTGATACGGCCACCTTTACCAAGCAGTTCACCACCCCGGTCTACGACACCCAGGGCAACCAGCATTCCATGGACCAGTACATGGTCAAGACTGCCGGTAATACCTGGAATGTCTACACCTTGATCGATGGTCGTAACCTGGACGGTAGTTTGCCGACTACGACAGGCGCGACTGCGCCGATTCCTTCGACCATGAACTTCGATTCGAGCGGCAAGTTAGCCTCGGTCACCACCCCTCCGGCGTCCACCAGCAGCGATTTGGTACTGACCGGCTGGGTGCCAGGCACCGTAACCAACGGCGTATGGGCCGCCAACGGCGCCGCGAGCGCGCCAACCATCACGATCTCGATGGGCAATACCACCCAATTCAACGCCGACACCGCGCGGTCGATTCCCGCCCAGAACGGTTACGCCACCGGCCAGATCACCAACCTGACCATCGACGGCAGCGGTGTCTTGCTGGCCAACTTCAGCAACAACCAGACCAAGCCGATCGGCCAGCTTGCGCTCGCCAGCTTCACCAACGAGCAAGGCCTGCAGCCGATAGGCGGCACCAGCTGGAAGGAAACCTTCGCCTCGGGCATCCCGGGCTACGATGCCCCGGAAACCGGCACCCTGGGTTCGATCGTCTCCAACTCCCTGGAAGAGTCCAACGTCAACCTGACCAACGAACTGGTCGAGCTGATCAAGGCCCAGAGCAACTACCAGGCGAACGCCAAGACCATCTCCACCCAGAGCACCATCATGCAGACCATCATTCAGATGGCTTGA
- the flgD gene encoding flagellar hook assembly protein FlgD, with the protein MSVTNTTSGLSLNEVLANSSVKTNTTSDSLATVTGAASGKKELGKDAFLQLLVTQLKNQNPLEPQDNGEFVAQLAQFSSLEGITTLNETVSGIAGNYNSSQALQASSLVGRSVIAPGDKAVVDTSKSLNGTVIVPTSVSSVAVKIVDKDGKTVRTIDLGSQNAGNSAFIWDGKNDAGTTVESGTYTFAASTTIDGKATSLITNLPATVSSVTISQTGGELMLNLAGLGSIALSKVQTIGM; encoded by the coding sequence ATGAGCGTTACCAACACTACCAGCGGTTTGAGCCTCAACGAGGTTCTGGCCAACTCCTCGGTCAAGACCAACACCACCTCCGACAGCCTGGCCACGGTGACGGGGGCGGCGAGCGGAAAAAAGGAGCTGGGCAAGGATGCGTTCTTGCAATTGCTCGTTACCCAGCTGAAAAACCAGAACCCGCTGGAGCCGCAGGATAACGGCGAGTTCGTGGCCCAGCTGGCGCAGTTCAGCAGCCTGGAAGGCATCACCACCCTCAACGAGACCGTGAGCGGTATCGCCGGCAACTACAACTCGTCCCAGGCCTTGCAGGCCTCGTCACTGGTAGGTCGCTCGGTCATCGCCCCAGGCGACAAAGCCGTGGTCGATACCTCCAAGAGCCTCAACGGCACGGTCATCGTACCGACATCAGTGTCCTCCGTAGCGGTCAAGATCGTGGACAAGGACGGCAAGACCGTTCGCACCATCGACTTGGGCAGCCAGAACGCCGGCAATTCCGCTTTCATCTGGGACGGCAAGAACGACGCGGGCACGACGGTCGAGTCGGGCACTTACACATTCGCTGCCTCGACCACGATTGACGGCAAGGCGACATCGCTGATCACCAACCTGCCGGCCACCGTCAGCAGTGTGACGATCAGTCAGACAGGGGGCGAGCTGATGCTCAACCTCGCCGGGCTGGGCAGCATTGCCCTGTCCAAAGTACAAACTATTGGTATGTAG
- the flgC gene encoding flagellar basal body rod protein FlgC has protein sequence MSIASVFNIAGSAMSAQTTRLNTVASNIANAETVSSSIDQTYRARHPVFATMYQGGQTGGSDSLFQDQDAAGQGVQVLGVVEDQSNLDARYEPNHPAADAKGYVYYPNVNVVEEMADMISASRSFQTNVEMMNTAKTMMQKVLTLGQ, from the coding sequence ATGTCGATCGCGAGCGTATTCAACATTGCCGGCAGTGCCATGAGTGCCCAGACCACTCGCCTGAACACCGTCGCCAGTAACATCGCCAACGCCGAGACCGTTTCGTCGAGCATCGACCAGACCTACCGTGCCCGCCACCCGGTGTTTGCCACCATGTACCAGGGCGGGCAGACCGGTGGCAGCGACTCGTTGTTCCAGGACCAGGACGCCGCTGGCCAGGGTGTACAGGTACTCGGCGTGGTCGAAGACCAGAGCAACCTCGACGCACGTTACGAGCCGAACCATCCGGCCGCTGACGCCAAGGGCTACGTCTACTACCCGAACGTCAACGTCGTCGAAGAAATGGCCGACATGATTTCCGCCAGTCGTTCGTTCCAGACCAACGTCGAGATGATGAACACCGCCAAAACCATGATGCAGAAGGTCCTGACCCTCGGTCAGTGA
- the flgB gene encoding flagellar basal body rod protein FlgB → MSISFDKALGIHEQALSFRAQRAEVLANNIANADTPNYKARDLDFSKVLAEQSEKTKNGHFALNMTNSRHIEAEGLGSGDESLMYRTPMQPSIDQNTVDAQLEQSNYAENSVNFQASFTLLNSKFKGLVSALRGE, encoded by the coding sequence ATGAGCATCAGCTTCGATAAAGCGCTCGGTATCCACGAACAGGCCCTGAGCTTCCGCGCCCAGCGTGCCGAAGTCCTGGCCAACAACATCGCCAACGCCGATACCCCGAACTACAAGGCTCGGGACCTGGACTTCTCCAAAGTGCTCGCCGAGCAAAGCGAGAAGACCAAGAACGGCCACTTCGCCCTGAACATGACCAACAGCCGTCATATCGAAGCCGAAGGCCTGGGCAGTGGCGACGAATCGCTGATGTATCGCACGCCGATGCAGCCCTCGATCGACCAGAACACTGTGGACGCTCAACTGGAACAGTCCAACTACGCGGAAAACTCCGTGAACTTCCAGGCCAGCTTCACCCTGCTCAACAGCAAGTTCAAAGGGCTGGTATCGGCCCTGCGCGGAGAGTAA
- the cheR gene encoding protein-glutamate O-methyltransferase CheR, with protein MSTGNLDFEQFRVFLEKACGILLGENKQYLVSSRLNKLMEQQGLKSLGELVQRIQTQPRSGLREMVVDAMTTNETLWFRDTYPFEVLKNRVLPAAIKASPGQRLRIWSAACSSGQEPYSLSMSIDEFERTNIGQLKGGVQIVATDLSGTMLNNCKTGEYDSLAIGRGLSPDRLQRYFDPKGPGRWVVKAPIKSRVEFRSFNLLDSYASLGKFDIVFCRNVLIYFSAEVKKDILLRIHSTLKPGGYLFLGASEALNGLPDHYQMVQCSPGIIYQAK; from the coding sequence TTGTCTACGGGTAATTTGGATTTCGAACAGTTCCGGGTCTTCCTGGAAAAAGCCTGTGGCATTTTGCTTGGTGAAAACAAGCAATACCTGGTGTCGAGCCGTCTCAATAAATTGATGGAGCAACAGGGCCTTAAATCGTTGGGCGAACTGGTGCAGCGTATCCAGACCCAGCCGCGCAGCGGTCTGCGCGAGATGGTGGTGGACGCCATGACCACCAACGAAACCTTGTGGTTTCGTGACACCTATCCGTTCGAGGTGTTGAAGAACAGAGTGTTGCCGGCGGCCATCAAGGCTAGCCCGGGTCAACGCCTGCGGATCTGGTCGGCGGCCTGTTCCTCGGGGCAGGAACCCTATTCGCTGTCGATGAGCATCGACGAGTTCGAGCGGACCAACATCGGCCAGTTGAAAGGCGGCGTGCAAATCGTCGCCACCGACCTGTCCGGAACCATGCTCAATAACTGCAAGACCGGCGAGTACGACAGCCTGGCCATCGGCCGCGGCTTGTCGCCTGATCGTCTGCAACGTTACTTCGATCCGAAAGGGCCGGGACGCTGGGTGGTCAAGGCACCGATCAAGAGCCGTGTGGAATTCCGCTCGTTCAACCTGCTGGACAGCTATGCCAGCCTGGGCAAGTTCGACATCGTCTTCTGCCGCAACGTGCTGATCTACTTTTCCGCCGAGGTGAAGAAAGACATCCTGCTGCGTATCCACAGCACCCTCAAGCCTGGCGGCTACCTGTTCCTTGGTGCCTCCGAGGCGTTGAACGGTTTGCCGGATCATTACCAGATGGTCCAGTGCAGTCCGGGGATCATCTATCAGGCGAAGTGA
- a CDS encoding chemotaxis protein CheV, protein MAGVMDSVNQRTQLVGQNRLELLLFRLDGQQLYGINVFKVREVLQCPKLTLMPKSNPVVCGVANIRGATIPILDLAMATGSGRLLDQSNPFVIITEYNTKTQGFLVRSVERIVNMNWEEIHPPPKGTGRDHYLTAVTRVDNQLVEIIDVEKILAEVAPTTETISVGVVDAETQHKAISLRVLTVDDSSVARKQVTRCLQTIGVEVVALNDGRQALDYLRAMADEGKKPEEEFLMMISDIEMPEMDGYTLTSEIRSDPRMQKLHIILHTSLSGVFNQAMVKKVGADDFLAKFRPDDLASRVVDRIKAAE, encoded by the coding sequence ATGGCGGGAGTAATGGACTCGGTAAACCAGCGTACACAGCTGGTCGGTCAGAATCGCCTGGAGCTGTTGCTGTTCCGTCTCGATGGGCAGCAATTGTATGGAATTAACGTATTCAAGGTCCGCGAGGTGCTGCAATGTCCTAAGCTGACCCTGATGCCCAAGTCCAATCCCGTCGTGTGCGGCGTAGCGAATATCCGGGGGGCGACTATCCCGATCCTCGACCTGGCCATGGCGACCGGTTCCGGTCGACTGCTGGACCAGAGCAATCCGTTCGTGATCATCACCGAGTACAACACCAAGACCCAGGGTTTCCTGGTTCGCTCGGTGGAGCGGATCGTCAACATGAACTGGGAAGAGATCCATCCACCTCCCAAGGGCACTGGTCGCGATCACTACCTGACGGCGGTGACCCGGGTCGATAACCAGTTGGTGGAAATCATCGACGTGGAGAAAATCCTCGCCGAAGTGGCGCCGACCACGGAGACGATTTCCGTGGGGGTGGTGGATGCTGAAACCCAGCACAAGGCGATTTCGCTGCGGGTACTGACCGTCGATGATTCTTCGGTGGCACGTAAGCAGGTCACCCGGTGTCTACAGACGATCGGCGTCGAAGTGGTTGCACTGAACGATGGACGGCAGGCGCTGGATTACCTGCGCGCGATGGCCGATGAAGGCAAGAAGCCGGAAGAGGAGTTCCTGATGATGATCTCCGACATCGAGATGCCGGAGATGGACGGGTATACCCTGACCTCGGAAATCCGCAGCGACCCGCGTATGCAGAAATTGCATATCATCTTGCACACTTCATTGTCGGGGGTTTTCAACCAGGCGATGGTCAAGAAGGTCGGTGCCGATGATTTCCTGGCCAAGTTCCGGCCCGATGACTTGGCTTCCCGGGTCGTCGACCGGATCAAGGCAGCAGAATAA
- the flgA gene encoding flagellar basal body P-ring formation chaperone FlgA, with translation MNAQTTFSRRLNTHCRHWLGALLAVCLFTSGGPALAAVPVTLPDLLIGVTQGFLEFTVEDYLATSQTEGRYEIEVNQLDPRLRMPMCDKELTASLESPARPLGRVTVKVRCDSAAPWTVFVPAQVRLFREIVTTTRPLKRAGIVEPQDVMLRERDISQITQGFLTSVDQAIGQKLVRPMVADQIVTLVHLEQAEVIRKGDQVVITARSGTLAVRMPGEALSKGGMHEQIRVKNLNSQRVIKAQVIAPGQVEVAM, from the coding sequence ATGAACGCACAAACGACATTTTCTCGACGCCTGAACACTCACTGCCGCCATTGGCTCGGTGCACTGTTGGCTGTCTGCCTGTTCACTTCGGGCGGTCCTGCCCTTGCGGCTGTTCCGGTTACCTTGCCTGATCTCCTTATCGGCGTCACTCAGGGCTTTCTTGAATTCACCGTAGAAGACTATCTGGCTACCAGTCAAACCGAAGGTCGCTACGAAATCGAAGTCAATCAACTCGACCCGCGCCTGCGCATGCCAATGTGCGACAAGGAATTGACTGCGTCGCTGGAGAGCCCGGCCAGGCCCCTGGGCCGAGTCACAGTGAAGGTTCGTTGCGACAGCGCCGCGCCCTGGACGGTGTTCGTGCCCGCTCAAGTGCGCCTGTTCCGCGAAATTGTCACTACCACCCGTCCGCTCAAGCGAGCCGGGATTGTCGAGCCTCAGGACGTAATGCTGCGGGAACGGGACATCAGCCAGATCACCCAGGGCTTCCTGACCTCCGTCGATCAGGCTATCGGACAGAAACTTGTCCGACCAATGGTCGCCGATCAGATCGTTACCCTGGTGCACCTGGAACAGGCCGAAGTGATCCGCAAGGGCGACCAAGTGGTCATCACCGCCCGCAGCGGGACCTTGGCCGTGCGGATGCCGGGCGAAGCCCTGTCCAAAGGCGGCATGCATGAACAGATCCGGGTAAAAAACCTCAATTCCCAACGCGTTATCAAAGCGCAGGTAATAGCCCCTGGCCAGGTGGAAGTGGCTATGTAG
- the flgM gene encoding flagellar biosynthesis anti-sigma factor FlgM, which translates to MVIDFNRLNSSSPLTGTTRPKASQETAEADKSVPVEKASTVNNGESVHLSNEAQQLQKVTDKLRDQPVVDNARVAELKAAIADGSYTVDSNRVASKLLNFEAQR; encoded by the coding sequence ATGGTCATCGATTTCAATCGTCTAAACAGCTCTTCACCATTGACAGGCACTACGCGTCCCAAGGCCAGCCAGGAAACTGCCGAAGCCGACAAGTCCGTACCGGTCGAAAAGGCCAGCACTGTCAACAACGGGGAGTCGGTACACCTCAGCAATGAGGCTCAGCAGTTGCAGAAGGTCACTGACAAGCTGCGCGATCAACCTGTCGTCGACAACGCCCGCGTGGCCGAGTTGAAAGCAGCAATCGCCGATGGCAGCTATACAGTCGATAGCAACCGCGTAGCCAGCAAACTGCTCAACTTCGAAGCCCAGCGCTAG
- a CDS encoding flagellar protein FlgN — protein sequence MHDTNLLQLITDDFAPAQQLLELLRAESLALHGRDMPLLETILAQKQALIILLDQHGRKRSEILASLNLPANNSGLEQLASQSSVGDQLLSQSQVLNDLLAQCQAANARNGQSIQTQQAATANQLRILNGGEIPTLYDARGSTARMVKHRPLSQA from the coding sequence ATGCACGACACTAATTTATTGCAACTGATTACCGACGACTTCGCTCCTGCGCAACAATTGCTGGAGTTGTTGCGGGCCGAATCACTGGCACTGCACGGTCGCGACATGCCCCTGCTGGAAACTATTCTGGCGCAGAAACAGGCATTGATCATTTTGCTCGATCAGCATGGCCGCAAGCGCAGCGAGATCCTCGCCAGCCTCAACCTGCCCGCCAATAACAGCGGCCTTGAACAACTGGCCAGCCAGTCATCGGTTGGCGACCAACTGTTGTCCCAGAGCCAGGTGCTTAATGACCTGCTCGCCCAGTGCCAGGCCGCCAACGCGCGCAATGGCCAGTCGATCCAGACCCAGCAGGCCGCCACAGCCAACCAGTTGCGCATCCTCAATGGCGGCGAAATCCCGACGCTGTATGACGCCCGCGGCTCGACCGCCAGGATGGTAAAGCATCGCCCGCTCAGCCAGGCATGA
- a CDS encoding flagellar brake protein, translated as MFNDSNADDAPQPPMVLTTPLEIAGNLRMLQDSHDPLIITFHERTQRFQSYLVNVDRESNTISLDEMIPRDGERFLLAGEPFRVEGFHDGVRIAWESNGPLTIAESSDGRCYRGAMPDEVVYHQRRNAFRAALKLAQLVDVELGGDKLKSPVNGKLLDISATGCKLRFEGDITARLQLGQVYERFIAALPFGNMIAPVELRYLHFEERINTTFAGVRFHNISGLVQRQVERFVYQLQREARRFDKDDL; from the coding sequence GTGTTCAATGACTCAAACGCGGATGATGCTCCGCAGCCACCCATGGTCCTCACCACGCCCCTGGAAATCGCCGGCAACCTGCGGATGCTGCAAGATAGCCACGACCCGCTGATCATTACCTTCCACGAACGCACCCAGCGCTTCCAGAGCTACCTGGTAAACGTCGATCGTGAGAGCAACACCATCTCCCTGGACGAAATGATCCCCCGGGACGGTGAACGCTTCCTGCTGGCGGGCGAACCGTTTCGTGTAGAAGGTTTTCATGACGGTGTACGTATCGCGTGGGAAAGCAACGGCCCCTTGACCATTGCCGAGTCCAGTGACGGTCGCTGCTACCGCGGTGCCATGCCCGATGAAGTGGTTTATCACCAACGCCGCAACGCCTTCCGTGCTGCCCTGAAACTGGCGCAACTGGTGGACGTCGAACTGGGCGGCGACAAGCTCAAGTCACCTGTAAACGGCAAGCTGCTGGATATTTCCGCCACCGGCTGCAAGTTGCGCTTTGAAGGCGACATTACGGCGCGCCTGCAATTGGGCCAAGTCTATGAGCGTTTCATCGCAGCCCTGCCCTTTGGCAACATGATTGCGCCGGTTGAACTGCGTTACCTGCACTTCGAGGAAAGGATCAACACCACCTTCGCCGGAGTGCGCTTCCACAATATCAGTGGCCTGGTGCAGCGCCAGGTCGAGCGTTTCGTCTACCAGTTGCAGCGCGAAGCCCGGCGTTTCGATAAAGACGACCTCTGA